The nucleotide sequence TTGCTTCAGCTGCAGGCAGAATACGTTGACAAGAGGTGTTAAGAGCTCGACGGCAGCAGAATTGCTGTGTTCAGCACTTCTGCACCCAAGCAGCTCTAGTGATAGCACCTGCAATCGTAGGGAAAAATTGTAGGTCCAAACCAGCTCTATATTCATTTTACATCATTCTACATCTGACAAACCTGTATTACTGCTGGTGAGCCTTATGCTTGATAGCTTCCCAGAACACCTCTGCAAAAGGGACCATCTGAGTCTGAGCTCCTGGGCAGACCGTGTCAGGCCACGGAAGGCACTGAACCTGAAGGAATCTTAGCTCCATTACTGTTCAGGCTTTTCTCTGCACTAACATTAATATGTGGGGACATGTAACCTATCCAGAGGTTTATCAGAGTCCATTCAAGAAAACTAACAATTTCCATCCATCAGCGAAGTTGCAGGTAGATGCCTGATTAGAGAATCACTCTTTACAGATGGCTGTGCACTTGAATCCTGCTCAGCAGGAaattatgtgtcttttttttttttttttataagtacCTCTATAAATTTTGGGTTAGCAATTAGCATTTCCAGAACTGTGATTATTAACCAAAGTGGTGTTTAAGGGAATATATGACAGGTTGGGGGGCGTcctaatatatatttaaagatttttttgtggGAGTGAAGCATACTCATTCATATTTCGAGGAATAAAGGcctgtcagaggaaaaaaaaaacccaacctattGTGTAGCACTGCAGAGGGGGGATAAATAGCCCCCAAAGACCCCATTGTACTTCGGAAACTTGGGCAATTAACTGTTTAGCATATGAACAATGAGAACTTCCAAGCatagggaaggaagggaaaaattcTCCAAAATCTACTGTCCGATCTCCTGGTCTCACAAGTGACAAAGGATCATGACACCACCTCAGGTCAAGACCCAGCAGTTATGTTGCTTTAGAATAAGCCACACAAGTACACCTGGGCTGTACTCTAAAAGGTCTGATGAGAGGTATTGTCTACAGGATCATCGGGATGCATTAGGAGAGGACTGTCACGGGAGCCAGAATTTACATAACAAAAGTATCAGACCCACAATCCTGCTCTTCCACATTTGCTATCCGGTCATATCCCACCCTGGGGATAAATTCCACTTGGTTTCTGAAGCGTTCAGATGCTCACATGAGACCCAAACTCACCAAGGCCAGAACCTGCAGACACAGTTGTAGTGACACTGCAGTCACTTTCCGATCCCATCTGCTTATTTTGTTCTTGTAATTATTCTTCATCTCTTCTCTGTTCTAATGGTAATAACATTTGTAGGAAACACCTATGTACTCGAGTGGTGGCTTGGGGCATACTGCTGCATACACATCAAAAACCATACCAGTATACCTCCAGTACAGCAAATTACTTCAAAGATCAAAACATACTGTTAAATTTGAATGACTTAACATACTGTAGAAccaaaaaatggaacaaactTTCCCTGGAGGGAGGATCCAGATGACTCTGGTTGGTCTGCGTTCACAAAACAACCTCCCTCTGTTTATGTATCACACTCCTCTTATCTTGATGCTACCTGAACACCTTTCCAAAGCAATTAAATCCAGGCAAGTTGTCAGGATTTCTGACATCATCCTACATTTTTTTTGTCCACAtccaggagcaaaaaaaaaaaaagagattattgtGGTGTTTTTCATCTCATATAAAACTCTGTACCCACTGAAGAAACTGTCAGAGCAGGGCTGGATGCAGTTGGCTGGGGCCATGTGCTCTCCCCAGCTGCgtgccagcagcactgcacagTCCCACCCCGTCACGCACGGGGACTCTGAGCATCTCAGAGAAGGCCATTTCTTGTAGCTATCAAGAATTACTCACCAAATAAGTGAATGAGTTAAAATTTGCACAGACAAATAAGAAATGCAAAACCTCAATGGAAGTACAGTAAAAGGAATTTGTGAAGCTCTTACAAGGATGTTTTCTAGCCTGTAGTGGTTTTTGTGAGATATTCTATCTAATAAGATTATCTTAGATGTAATTTATAATGATGCCAACGGAAGGAGCTAATCTGATACCAAGAAACTAAGATGTCTAAACTTATTTTCTGTGCTCACTGAGTTGAATTATTGTGTTCCTTTCTGCTAACACTAGATTGTTCATGCAACATAGTTTCCTGCTTCCCCCCCCCAATATATGAACTTTTTTTAGTTACTTTGAGAGCTGAGCCTTAGGACTGACAATTGACTATTTTCCAAATGATCACTTTAAACATCTCTTCATATTGAGGAACGAGCAGCCATTAAAGAGAACTGAAGCAGAGGATCCCTGGTTTAACTGATCCCGCGGGGCAGAAGGAATGAGAATATAAGGGGTCACATCGCTGGGCTGTGTAAGGAAACACCAGCCCTGCCGAGAGATAAAGGCAGCCTGGAGCAGGCAGGGTGACTCCAGGGAGAGGGTGCTCAGCAGGAGATAAGCGTGGTGAAGAGAGAACCGTTGGGCAAACCAGGCTGAGCAGAAAGGAACGGCAGCAGGACTGTTAGATTATAACCCAGCTCCTTGGGATGCCCGTGGGAAGTGGCCGTGAATTCCCAGGATGTGTTTGCAGCTAGCAATAAGGAGGAGACAGCGCTGATCAAACCCCAGGGAACGAAATAAGCAGAGCAAAAAGCAGAGGAGGCCGTGGCTGTCTGGAGGGGGAAGCACCCCAGCAGGGAGTTGTGTGTATAAGCAAGAGTTTGGAGCTGCTCTGAACACAGACTGATGCCACGATCAACTGGATTCCCCCGTCCCAGCAACCTCGCTGTGCTGGAGGCTGTTTTGACTGTGCAGGGAAAGGGGATACGCTCAGAGTTAGATTGGATAAAGTCTCGTTATGCTGAATTTCACTATTTCTGGTTATTTTGCTTGGAACTTGCTTCCCAGAAAAGTTTACCTTATATATATCAATGTACTAAGACCTGTGCTTGGAAAGACTAATGAGAAGGGAGCAATGAAAGCTCTCTCAAGTGGAtgaatatgggggggggggggggggggaaagaaacaCCAGGTAAAATTCTCCCACTTGAAGTTCCAATGagaatatatttatcttttgcaTTGAAAACTGTTTGGGGTGCTTCCCCCTTTAGCAGAACAAAGTCCAGTGCCCACAGCACAGTGTCACCCTCGTGCTGGCACACAGAAGTCCCACAGGCCAATCGACGGCCACCAGCGAGGGGTCAGTCCGAATCGTCACCCAGGAGAAGTGAATCCCAGCCAAAGCCGCACCGGCCGCTATAACGACATCCCAGTTCGCTTCTTTGAGTCCTTCCGTGCAATGGGACTGAAGGACAAGATCTCCTTGTAAATATGCTcttgaaaaacagaacaaaaataaccaTGAATGTGTGATTTGTGAGGACACAGATTAGAGTCTGAATGTTGCGAATGTGCAGAGAGGAGGTAACTCAGTGGAGAGGGTAGGGCAGGTACAAGCTggaagagacagacagagaagagaggcaaaaaaaaaaaagtgcctgagGAGCTGGAGGGATCTTTGCTAAACGAATAAAAGCAAGAGCAAGGCAAGGGAGATGTGCGCTATCATCAAGGGCCCAGCAGGCAATCGCAGCCTTACTCAGCACACACACAGGAAAGAGAGAGGTAGGAAAGTCCCGTGCTAGACAGGAACTTCAAAGATGATAAACTTCTTACTTCTCCACTCATCTATCGAAAGCTTTTCGTGTTCCAGAGAATCATCGTAGGACTGTTGTGCTTCTGTCTCCTCCTCGATGTCTCGGAACTGGTCGAAATAGGGGTGAGCCAACGCCTCCGTCGCTGTAAGGCGCTTTTCCACGTCGAGCTGCAACATCTTGTCAAGCAGGTCCACTGCTGTAGGAGAAGACAGGAACAGGGCTAAGCAAAGTGTGATGGAGAACAGGAATCCTGTGGACAAACCCTGCAAGGGATGGGACCTGTGTTTCCAGGACTACATCTCCAGACCTGAAAACGAAAGAGATTCCTCAACCTGGCCAAGGTAGCGTGAGGCTCCCAGCAGGGGGGATGCAAAGTCCACCCAACAACAGCCTCAGGGAGCTCTTACTGACAGAACTGGAGGTGTAAGTTGTGCAGAAATAACCAATTCATCTTGAATAAGCCTTGCTGCACAGATGGAGCCGCAAGAATATAAAAAGCCAGTAACTCCAaggtattttttggttttaatcattTGCTTTCAACTCGAAGACAACTCAAAGTAATCTTAACATAAGTAACCTATACAGAAATCTATACATCCCTGGTAAACAGGAAGGCAGGAAACTCAGATACTAACTAGTCTGTTGACCCCATTCCCCCTTGGTTCTAACACCTTaatgctttcttcctttcagccTTTAGAAGAGTTTTGCTTGCTCTCACCTCTAATCTACTTGGGAAAAGAGCTCCTTTAAGAGATCAATTTTTACCCTGAAAATTGCACATCTCAGCTGCCTGTTAAGTATCAGTGGATCCAGGTGTTCAACAAACAGTATCTAAGCTGTActctaaaaaaatcccaaaaaaaccccaaaaaacccaaactactgGTGTGGACTGCGAGGCTCTCAGCACTTTATCAAAACCTATGGAGCCTCAGATGTGGGGCTGGGAAATAACCATGAACAGAGAAGAGCTGGTTTGTTTATCTAAATACTGTTGATCATAATATCACCTGCTTGGCTAAAAGCAACAACTTCTGGAAGCCAGTATCAGCCAAAATTCATCCCAACTCTCATACCAAGTGGAGCTGATACATGCAATGTCCTAATCCCATAATTTGTACCCCACAGCCTAGACATCCTGTTATATCCAGCGCCCGCTCTCTTCTGACGAGTCAGAACTTTATCTCTTCCTTAAATGATGTATATTGCAGGCTGTgtcactttaaaattaaaaaaaaaaaaaaagaaaagtacatgGCCAAGAACAGCAGAACATTGTCACTGTAATGCCAATAAAGaatcattttgcttttaattcataCATATTTGCCCTGAAGAGGGGCAGGGGCACAATTTGCAAgggaaaaagaagcaagaaattatgagaaagaggagaaataagaTTGGAGCTGTGGCAGTCAGCCTGCCTCCTTTCCAGCTGTGAAAACTCATGAGAAATTCTGGAGGTGACTTACCCTGAGGATTGGCTTTGGGGAAAAGCACAGACAAATCCTTCTTGGGGATTTTAGGAAGGGACTTGATGTAGCTTTTAGCCTGAAATGGAAAGGGAAGTGCATTTACTGCATGCGGACAAGTGTGAGGGGCTGTGAAATACAGCCCTTGGGTCTCACGGCTCAGATGAGGAAAGGCAAACGAATGCACCCGCAAATCAACCCAGATGTCACATTTCAGTGACCAGTTTGCAAGGAACTATTTTTATCAATTGAGATACAGAAATATTCCTGCTTTAAGGGCCAAACTGGAGAACAGCAGAGGCTGGTGGTTTGCTGGGGCACAAGGCACCTCATCTGGGAGTCCCTGCAACCCACACCAGTTCCCAACGCAACGCCAAATCCATCAGATGTGCCACCAGCAAAGAGAAACATCTTCCTTGCCAAGGGGCAAAGACTGCTGTcgctcctcctccctgctgctgtaGAAGCAGCACCCTTCCCACCTCAAGGACACGCCGAGTTAACCTCTTCCCTCCGCACCTCCGCCAACGAGACCTGAATTCACAAGGAACTTTCTTACCGCTTTGTCCTCCAGCTTCTCCACGAAGTCTTCCCCTGGATGCCCCGTTACTTTCAGGATCTGAGTCAGTTGATCTAGGTCTGGCAGGCTGCGTTAAAGATCACCCGTCTAGGAGCGAGCCCTGGACACCCCCAACAGCTCAGCCTGCGGGCTGGGTGCCGGAGAGCCCGAGGACCCGTGGGAGCTACGAGTAGGTTACGATACAAACCCAACAGAGCTGCGCAAGCAGAGACTCATCGGACTAGCAAAAAGAGCTCCAGGGCTTTTTTCCTGGGATGCCATTTTCATCAACAGATAATTTTGCTGGCACAACTCTACCAGGGCCCGTGGGGGATACACTAAGGTTTGGGGATGGAGCTTTGGCCACGCAAGGAGAGACTGCTGATGCAGAGCACACGGGGCCAGCACAGAGGTGTATTTCTAAGGGTGGCTTGGCCCTGTCCTGTTTTCCTCACCAAAAAGACTGGTCCCTGCGATTATCTCCTGGTAAACCAGACTGACACCTATTTTTCTCAGTAGCCTCATTCATAAAAACCCtttcacagacacacacaccaaGAAAGGATACAGTCTTTTCCTTTAAACAGCGTTTTCCCCGTCAGCATTTCTGCCATGATGCAGCCAATAGACCAGATATCCACTGttcagagagaaaaaggaggaaaaaaaaaaaaaaaaagggaaaaccaaaaaGGACAGTGAGAAGGCAGCAATAATTGCTGGGACTGTTGCTTGCAGAAGGGGTGCTGATTTAAATTTCACTCCCATTTTCCACCCTCCCCTGTTCTTTCTATGCTGCTAAAATCTCTGCTTCCATCACTTCCCGCAGGCATTAGCTTTGGGAGTTGTGCAACAGCTTTGGGACTTGCTCTGCTCCAGGGGACACTgatgataaagaagaaaaacatctggGGGATTACGTGAGCTGTGACCCAGGTGTGACAGCGGGATCCCCGGGCTCGTCACGGGGCTGAGGCGAGGCCGCTCACCTGTCTGGTTGTAATGCATCCAGTTCAGAATGACTTCTGGGGCTCTGTACCAGCGCGTAACCACGTAGCCAGTCATTTCAGCATCTGCGTGTCTGGCCAAGCCAAAATCCAAGATCTGCAGTTCaccaaaggaagagagagaaggaagggcaggaaagaaaagagaaatcctACAGGCAAGTGAGAATCTACTTCTAAAAGGAAACGAAGCAGATTCAATCAGATAATAACAAAGCTCCAACTACACCACAGCCACCCACAGGACAGTTCAAAGAACTAACAGGTTTGTCTTAATTCCTCTGTAAATTGCAACCCAGCTGCAAAACCAGTTGTGTGAAGACCCTGCCGAAAGGATGGGTGCTGTGTGCACCTGGAAGGTCACTTCCTCTCTTGAGGCTTAAGTTTCAACTCCATGAGCTTTATTTAATTGAGTTCCATAACCTGGCGGCGAAGGCATGTGCCCAGGCCACCACGACTCACCCTTTCCTACAAAAACACCCTGCAGCTGACAgggcacagcctctccctcaATTCTGGAGATGAAAATAGCTTGACCCAGCCTCTAGAGGAAACAGAGCCATTCCCTGTAATACACCCTACAGAAAACGCGTGCTGGAGCACCGCACCGGCGAGCTGCAAGCAAACCCTTCAGAGCAATACTGAAAATAACTCCGTCTGAAATCACAACCATCACGTCAACGAGAACCAAAGGGTAACTGTGGTCGAATCCAGTTATCCTTCGGGGATCATCCACCCAATGCAAGTATTGCTCAGCAGTACTGAATTTATTTAGGAAGTCATTACGAACTGCCGTCCCGCAGGAATTACGGCGACAGGATGTTCATTCCAAGTCTTGGGCCCTGATTCAGCAAGTTACATCAGCAGGTGAGTATTTCCCACCGCCTGCAACCGCCGAGTAATGAAACGCCTCGAACCGAGTCTCGGGAGGCAAGAGGAAACATGACGGTGCCAAATTCCTGCTGGCAGAGCAGTTCCTCCACGATCTGATATGCTACATGCTACAAAGTGGTGCTTTTCCACCTACCTTTAGCTGACAGTCCTCGTTCACAGCCAGGTTGCCTGGCTTCAGGTCCTACAACAGACAAGAGCAGAATAATAAGGATGTTTTGGTTCGTAACGCATCAACACAAGCCTCAGCCAAACCTCTTCTTGCCTTTGATGGGATCCCATAACATCCCAAGTCCAGTATTGATATGGCAAAGACACCATGCCTGCTACACTCTACAGCTTTAGATTActattttttctgaaacaattcgAAAAGCATCATAAAATGCTTCTCAGCTCatcagaaaatacagcatttcctCAAAATATTGCACAAATGAGCAAATCCAAACACAGATAGGGTGtaggagggaaaagagggaggacGCCAGAGAGACCTTAGAGCAGATGAGGCTATTAGTTAGACTGTGTTTGGGAATTTATTAACTTTATGACCAAGCTGTGTTTCTCCTAAACAGGCAAAAAATCAATAAGAACACACACAAACTTACCCTGTGGATGATACCGGCGGAATGAATATACTGCAATAAAAAGAGAAGCCACAATGTGAGCACCAGCAGACGAGACTTTCTGTTCTCCAGCAGAGAAACAAGAGCTACAAACAAGAACTTGCTGAGAACACAActctgcagcctgctgcagggccccagcccccagggcagcagcttGAAAAGAAATCTCTGCCCTGAATTTCTGCCTGTATTTGCAATGATATTGCCAGCCTAAAGAAGAGGCGTAGAGCAGAGGAGGGGGTGTGGAGCAAGAGTTCCTTACTTCAAACTATCAAACAAGGGCATCAGGGTTACAGGTGGGAACAGGGTCATTAGACGACATGAAAACTTTGTTATTTTGGATGTTAAAccacgtgaaaaaaaaaaaaaatctcatcattaaaacaaaaagtagcAAAAACTGACCACATGGCTTTTATCACAAGAGTTACACCTTCTGTGTGTTCTTCCCTCCTCAAGATAGCAGTGATCTGGGGAAAGGTGTTATTAAGGTGAACTCGTTAATGCCTGTTAGAGCCACTGCTCTGACTCCAGGTGAAGAACGTTTCAGGGGGCAGCATTAAAGCATTGTCTCCACATCCTGGGGTTTGCAGTGATGGCTTTCTGCTCTCTCAAAGCCAGTTACAGCAGCATAGTCCTTCCTTATTCCAGTGAATAGAAACTCATTTCCTCTGTCTTCTCCCCCGAGAGCCTCTGTTCAGAATTCAGAAGCAGCTCCCATTGCTGCTGGCCTCTTACTTTCTACACAGTTTTGCTAAAGGTTTTGGCAAGTCAAAGAACGATGCAACTGCTGTCACGGAAAAACCATCGCAAGGTCTATGACTGCCGATTGCTTCGATACCTGATGGACTGACGTGAACCAGCAGTCATTTTACTGATGTGTGCTGGATCAAGAGTAGTTCAACAGCAAATATCTGCTCTCAGGGGATGCCATAACCCCTCCAAATCTTCCTGTACAGTGTGGGAAGGGGGTTTAGTTATGGTCAACTCAGAGGTGACGTGTAGAGGAGACACAGAGAGTCACTAAACTCCTCCAGACCCACCTACCTTCAGCCCTTTCAGCATTTGGTAGACCAGGTACTGGATCTTTTCATCACTGAATTCATGTCCCATGATCTTTTGTAAATCTGTCCGCATGTATGGCATCACCAGGTAGCTAAAAGGCAGTAAGACAAGGCCCTGAGTCTAGAAGAAAAACATAGGGAACCAGGCTAGCCTTGTAATCACTCAGTTGGTTTTCTGGCTGTGTAACTTACTGTAACTAAGACGAGTTGTTGTGACAGTGTTCCTGGCTAACTAGCACAGCCTGCAGTGGTGCTGGGATTTCAGCCTGCTCTGAAAATTGGTCCTTCTCCTCCCCTTAAATTGGATATCTGACGTCAAGTAAGAGCAAGGCTCTTCCAAACTTTAATGATCCTGAATTAGTTTACTTTAGACCTCAAGTGATGTTCAGTTCCGGACAGCCTTACACCATCTGGGAGCTGCAACATCTTGCGCAGCCTTAAAAAGTCTTGCAAAACTGCTGCGTTGGCTCCCAAATTTATCTTTGTCATGTTCTCCAGCCCTGCCTCGGAAGACAACATCTAGCTTCCTTCAGCCTTTGGCCTGCCTGCTGAGACTGCTAATTAGTTGACGATCTTCCAGCAGGAACTGGTCTGAGAACCTCCAGACACTTTTCCTGCAGGCTGCTAAATACCCAGCCATCAGCTGAAAACCCCAACCCAGGCGCGAGCTGCTCGAGGAcgaggaaaagaaaacaactcgTCCAACCTGCCCATCAACaccgaggggaaaaaaaagaacagccaGAATCAAGATGAAAACCAGATCTTTAAAATTCTCGATTTAGTTACCCCAGGGCCCGATGAACAATACCTCTCCCATTCCGAGGGCAGCCTCTTAGCTCAGCAGCGGCGCAGGCAGCACGTTAGCGCGGCTCAGGCTGCCTGTTCGTTACATACATTGGCCTCTACACACTGTTCTCCCAGCTGGGAGCACGGCCGGGGGTCTGTTTGTGCCTTCTGGGTGGTTTAAGCCATGAGAACTGACTTGTGCTTTAGATTCTCCTTGTTGTCTGGGGGTGTCTGGCTTTAGTCTGGCCCCTTTTCAACTCAGTGCCTCGGACTGCACCTCAACCCATCTCCCACCCTGCTGCTAAGTCACCGCTGTCTTGGGCAATGGCTGAGTCTAGACAGAGCGAACGCAAACTCCAAACTTACAAGTCCTGGAATCCCTGGTAGGAGGGGGCGGAGGTGAAGACATCAAGCAGCCCAATGACCTGACGGAGAAGAGAAGTCCACATTTAAACGTGGGAAGCGTTTGCTGCACACGTGGCACTGGGGTAGCAGCTCTCCACCGGCACACGCACGCGGGTGAGCACCGAGAACTCCATCTGAGGAATCCGAGGACTCCTCGCTATGCTGggcagctgcttttcctcttacTAACACACGGGAGCACCCATTACACATCTGCTCCAGCCTGGTGCCAACTGGGCGCAGCAGACAGGTAGCAGTTAAACCCCGAAACTACCTGCACGTGCCAAATCCTGGGACCTCTCAATTAAAATAAAGGCGATGCCACCAGAAAGGACTTGCTCCCAGGTGGCAAGAAAACCCGCCTCATTTCAGCAAGAATGGAGAGAAATGAGTACTTACATTCTCGTGTTGCATGTGCTTCAACAGCATGAGCTCTCTGTACGCTCTCTTGGCAAAGATCTCCGACTGGAACGGGCGGCAGAGCTTCTTGATAGCCACTTTCTCCCCTGTCTTCTTGTCTACGGCTGAACTGTAGTGGACAAATAAAAACCAGTTCTGACATGGGCAGTATGGTTTAACAAATTTTGCAATACCAAAGGTCTTCTCCCAGAGAAGAGCTAATTCTGGAGCTCACAGAGGAACAGCAAAGAAAGGCCCCTTGAGAAACCCAGCGGAGCTCTGTGCACACGGATGTCACCTGTATGGCTTTGGGCAGACCACAGCCCGTGCTCTTTGGGGGGACACCGAGCAAACTGTTAGTGACTTTATACAATTAACTTTGTTCCCTTTAACCTGCAGGGACGAGCTGGAGCTAACAgagctgtgggaagagggaaaCACAAACAGTTCAAGGTCAGGATTAGTTCTACCTCTGCCTTCTCCTTCCCTAACACATGGAGATAAGGGAATAAAACAATCATCTGCTTGGAGGTTGTTGTCTTTTAAGGTACATCAGCCGCCTTCGCTGTATTCTGGGGCAAAGACAGTGGATGTCACGCGCTGAAAATACAGGTTGCTGAGTTAATTCTCCTGCATTCGGGATCTTTGACACTATATGAATGTTTCTGTGTAAAAGCAGGTCTGGCTGAAAATGAGTCTGTTATAAAGCTAATGAAGACATGGTACAACAGCCACTGCTGGGGATGGGACCTGTTATTCCCTCTGGCCACGTCTGCTGTTTGTGGCTGGACAGGGCGATCCTGCGACACTTTCTCTGCTTCTGGAGGCTCTTTGATCGGGTTGCAAAGGTGCCCCCGGATTCCACCAGACGAGAAGCGTGGAGGGAGGTCCTCAGGCAGAGAGCGCTGCAATTCGGGACTCTCGGTGGTACATCAGCCCCTCCTTGACCCCTCCAAGAGgcaaacagatgaaaaaaggGGTTTCTCTTGCAAATCACGCTGTGGGTTTCCAGAGCAGTTCCCACCGCTTTGTAAATCCTTATCTCATCTCCTGGGGAGGCGGAAGGGCTATAAATCACCACGATCGGCCCCACGGCTTTCGGCTGCCCAGGGTAGCCAAGCCCACGCGAACGCTGGCGTTAGCGCTTCACACGCGTCCTCCAGCCTTGCACAGACGCGTTTCCCCGGCTTCCTTCTCTGAAGGGACTCGTGATTCACCCCACCACAGTCCCTGATCGCCAGGCTCTGCTCCTTCCTCAAGGCTCTTAGAGGACCCAAGACAGGGAAGGGCAGGTACCATAAAGCTCCCATGACCTCCAGGGCCCTCGCTCAGAGGCAAAACTTCATCTATGGGATGAAGGGATATCTATAGATGGGAGATGCAATGAAATGGTGCATTTTCCTGGGTTTAGGGCTGATTGCAGTAGGAGAGGTGGGAGTACCCCGCTCTGCGTGGCCGTCCCTTTGGTTCAGCGCTGAGGAGGGGTTGTCAGTTCCTTACTGCAAATCTTGGAAGTCTCTCGCAGAGTTTTCTCTGACTGTCAGCCACAAGCAATCAGTTGTGGTGTGTCCGCCGGCAGTCTGGGCTATCAGCAGCTCTGCTCAACCTCCCCGATACCATCAGGCAATCTCCCTG is from Strix aluco isolate bStrAlu1 chromosome 25, bStrAlu1.hap1, whole genome shotgun sequence and encodes:
- the MAPK13 gene encoding mitogen-activated protein kinase 13 isoform X1, translated to MNIARRRGFYRQEVNKTLWELPRRYTSLHPVGSGAYGSVCSAVDKKTGEKVAIKKLCRPFQSEIFAKRAYRELMLLKHMQHENVIGLLDVFTSAPSYQGFQDFYLVMPYMRTDLQKIMGHEFSDEKIQYLVYQMLKGLKYIHSAGIIHRDLKPGNLAVNEDCQLKILDFGLARHADAEMTGYVVTRWYRAPEVILNWMHYNQTVDIWSIGCIMAEMLTGKTLFKGKDYLDQLTQILKVTGHPGEDFVEKLEDKAAKSYIKSLPKIPKKDLSVLFPKANPQAVDLLDKMLQLDVEKRLTATEALAHPYFDQFRDIEEETEAQQSYDDSLEHEKLSIDEWRKHIYKEILSFSPIARKDSKKRTGMSL
- the MAPK13 gene encoding mitogen-activated protein kinase 13 isoform X2, which gives rise to MLLKHMQHENVIGLLDVFTSAPSYQGFQDFYLVMPYMRTDLQKIMGHEFSDEKIQYLVYQMLKGLKYIHSAGIIHRDLKPGNLAVNEDCQLKILDFGLARHADAEMTGYVVTRWYRAPEVILNWMHYNQTVDIWSIGCIMAEMLTGKTLFKGKDYLDQLTQILKVTGHPGEDFVEKLEDKAAKSYIKSLPKIPKKDLSVLFPKANPQAVDLLDKMLQLDVEKRLTATEALAHPYFDQFRDIEEETEAQQSYDDSLEHEKLSIDEWRKHIYKEILSFSPIARKDSKKRTGMSL